A portion of the Lolium rigidum isolate FL_2022 chromosome 1, APGP_CSIRO_Lrig_0.1, whole genome shotgun sequence genome contains these proteins:
- the LOC124662792 gene encoding uncharacterized protein LOC124662792 — MGAEVVEGKNPVEEGPNVADMEVHKNPSEEEDKNNHKRSELVQVNKEQQLGSSHLTQLPVHIEEPANAGVSAMLDKEQIRQLTIAKEDMREEPASQGVAEEETASKKLPLRKNKDKRSELVQVKKEKQLGSSHKTQLPAVAEEPKEGVREEPASDCLRAMLNKEKLHLLDVAEEEVASEWHASYSIRLRKHHLRRIHKGSVLLDAEVNRLLLYNIDESFIDEYYLKEGEMIYPGATFSCPCHKVEIGERICQSKEDTPLPTNNATRTKEERRDEKNRKRLKRKRPDENLERTSNLKKVNKKMMRSPQAKLLRSSIGRFARVASLRKGMSPQAQQRKSESPSVPNVTVHFPSPNLPRAKANSSRFRPRKLKSRIWKEFIPIYEDGKLAEGQCKHCNEVFPASKASGTNHIHRHLQKCLTRSSMHEMVAKLRATTSSPHVSLVDDWNFSQKESRRALSNMIVQHGLPFSIVEYSGFIKFVKCLNPMFKMVSRTTIKEDCLDSYKEQRALLRDVLKNCGARVSLTADMWTSNQRLGYLCVTCHFIDNTWKMQKEYSDFV; from the exons ATGGGCGCGGAGGTGGTGGAGGGCAAGAATCCGGTGGAGGAGGGACCGAATGTAGCAGACATGGAGGTGCACAAGAATCCTTCAGAGGAAGAG GACAAAAACAACCACAAAAGAAGTGAACTTGTGCAAGTCAACAAAGAGCAGCAGTTGGGTAGTTCCCACCTGACCCAGTTGCCTGTTCACATAGAGGAGCCAGCAAACGCGGGTGTCAGTGCAATGCTCGACAAGGAACAAATCCGTCAGCTCACTATTGCAAAGGAAGACATGCGAGAGGAGCCAGCAAGCCAGGGTGTTGCAGAGGAAGAGACTGCCTCGAAAAAGCTGCCGTTGAGGAAAAACAAGGACAAGAGAAGTGAACTTGTGCAAGTCAAGAAAGAGAAGCAGTTGGGTAGTTCCCACAAGACTCAGTTGCCTGCTGTAGCAGAGGAGCCAAAGGAAGGCGTGCGAGAGGAGCCAGCAAGCGATTGTCTCCGTGCAATGCTCAACAAGGAAAAACTCCATCTGCTGGAtgttgcagaggaagaggttgcCTCAGAATGGCATGCCTCCTACTCCATTCGCTTACGCAAACATCATCTTCGACGCATACACAAGGGCTCAGTTCTCCTCGACGCCGAAGTGAACCGCCTCCTCCTCTACAACATTGATGAAAGTTTCATTGATGAATATTACCTCAAGGAAGGAGAAATGATCTATCCAGGAGCAACTTTTAGTTGTCCTTGCCACAAGGTTGAGATTGGTGAGCGCATTTGTCAATCTAAAGAAGATACCCCTTTGCCGACCAACAATGCAACAAGAACAAAGGAAGAGAggagagatgagaagaataggaaGAGGTTGAAGAGGAAGAGACCTGATGAGAATTTGGAGAGAACTAGTAACTTAAAGAAAGTAAATAAGAAAATGATGAGATCACCTCAAGCAAAATTGTTGAGATCTTCAATAGGCAGGTTTGCAAGAGTGGCGTCGCTAAGGAAGGGAATGTCCCCTCAAGCACAACAGAGGAAATCAGAATCACCTTCAGTACCAAACGTTACTGTACATTTCCCATCTCCAAATCTTCCTCGTGCTAAGGCTAACTCCAGCCGGTTTCGACCACGGAAACTGAAGTCCCGTATCTGGAAAGAATTCATTCCTATATATGAAGATGGAAAACTTGCGGAAGGTCAGTGCAAACATTGCAATGAAGTCTTTCCTGCCTCGAAGGCTTCTGGAACTAACCACATCCATAGGCATCTACAGAAATGTTTGACGAGAAGTAGCATGCACGAGATGGTTGCAAAATTGCGTGCCACTACATCATCGCCCCATGTCTCTTTGGTGGATGATTGGAATTTCAGCCAAAAGGAGTCTAGGAGAGCCCTCTCTAACATGATAGTTCAGCATGGACTACCATTCTCCATTGTAGAGTATAGTGGTTTCATAAAGTTTGTCAAGTGCCTCAACCCGATGTTCAAAATGGTTTCAAGAACAACAATAAAAGAGGATTGCCTAGATTCATACAAAGAGCAAAGAGCGTTGCTACGAGATGTCTTGAAGAACTGTGGTGCTCGAGTTTCATTAACTGCCGATATGTGGACTTCTAATCAGAGGTTGGGATACCTGTGTGTCACTTGTCATTTCATTGACAACACTTGGAAGATGCAAAAAGAATACTCagattttgtatga
- the LOC124662803 gene encoding putative F-box/LRR-repeat protein 23 encodes MARGGRRRRPKKALALHVSVFNAMPLPSERDWAELPMDLLLHILHVHKLEDQVELLLGGAAGTCRSWRHAARGEPELCAGQCESFAAEHDVNDDLLLFLAEQAPLLKGLRLIACYYVSYEAFAEAIQKFPLLEELELSHCNHISGHGALKLVAKACPHIEHLKYAKPIYNWMHQGGHMTNEEALAVVGMHNLWSLDLSSDSVSNEALTTILDNCPYLEYLNIRGGLTNMDDILRAKCAQISMNDYEHFERSNPVRCRYPYTF; translated from the exons ATGGCTCGCGGGGGTCGTAGGAGACGACCCAAGAAAGCCCTGGCGCTCCACGTCTCGGTGTTCAACGCCATGCCCCTGCCCTCGGAGAGGGACTGGGCGGAGCTGCCCATGGACCTGCTCTTGCACATCCTCCACGTCCACAAGCTGGAGGACCAGGTGGAGCTCCTGCTGGGCGGCGCGGCGGGGACGTGCCGCTCATGGCGCCACGCGGCGCGGGGCGAGCCCGAGCTGTG CGCGGGGCAGTGCGAGTCCTTCGCGGCCGAACACGACGTCAACGacgacctcctcctcttcctcgccgagCA GGCACCCTTGCTAAAGGGCCTTCGTCTCATCGCGTGCTACTATGTATCCTATGAAGCATTTGCAGAGGCCATACAGAAATTCCCTCTACTTGAGGAGCTTGAGCTTTCGCACTGTAATCATATCAGTGGCCACGGGGCGCTCAAGCTTGTCGCGAAAGCATGTCCACACATAGAGCACCTCAAATATGCCAAACCAATCTACAACTGGATGCATCAAGGAGGCCATATGACCAACGAGGAAGCCTTGGCAGTTGTAGGAATGCACAATCTGTGGTCCCTTGACCTTTCAAGTGATTCCGTGAGCAATGAAGCTCTGACAACCATCCTCGACAACTGCCCTTACCTAGAGTATCTTAACATACGCGGTGGCCTTACCAACATGGATGACATCTTACGAGCGAAGTGTGCCCAAATAAGTATGAATGACTATGAGCACTTTGAGCGCAGCAACCCTGTTAGATGCCGTTATCCGTACACATTTTAG
- the LOC124684320 gene encoding receptor-like serine/threonine-protein kinase At2g45590, protein MPSRQLPSPPSPSPSSHPTALHPHHRLHRLPPTALVLAAAAGALLAVLMALALLLLWFRRRRNRRAAAKEDAKEGALERLSYRKLRRATGAFAAGGKLGQGGFGPVFRGALPPPRRGAGCGRPVAVKVMDAAGSLQGEREFHNEIAVATHLLRSSSPAAPSILLPFAYSAPRRGEGRARRMMLVYDLMPNGSLQDALLGRRCPELVAEWPRRLAVARDVAAALHYLHAVLDPPVVHGDVKPSNVLLDAGLRARLADFGLARVNSDPDPAADDKLESGAIAEATADDPTPLDDDVVSVVAESTVTTTVDAEGNVAPKSPEDDEAGGGFTLPSPTDAASTSGFDQASVDSGVNGRGSRAGRAASGSDWWWRQDNGGNSHGVKDYVVEWIRSEIKKERPKNDWIAEAAAANPGADRKKQKRRAREWWREEYTDELAKKQKRRALAKSRSEQAGLQWWERDIDDDLDGKAPSKWSMVKSWSRRSSSSAGNGNANANANGSINWWVNGARSSRDWASGDFVPKSSGAVSSTPSMRGTVCYVAPEYGGGGPLSERCDIYSYGVLLLVLISGRRPLQMSASPMSEFEKASLISWAKHLARVSRLTDLVDPALKDVNLEEALLCITVALLCIQRSPARRPSSEELVRLLSGEGEPPHLPLEFSPSPPGGFPYKSRKKVR, encoded by the coding sequence ATGCCCTCCCGCCAGCTGCCGtctcccccctccccctccccatcctcccaccccaccgccctcCACCCCCACCACCGCCTCCACCGCCTGCCCCCCACCGccctcgtcctcgccgccgccgcgggcgcgCTTCTCGCCGTGCTGATGGCGCTCGCGCTGCTGCTGCTCTGGTTCCGCAGGCGCCGGAACCGGCGCGCGGCGGCAAAGGAGGACGCAAAGGAGGGCGCTTTGGAGCGCCTGTCGTACCGCAAGCTGCGGCGCGCCACGGGGGCCTTCGCGGCGGGCGGCAAGCTGGGCCAGGGCGGCTTCGGCCCCGTCTTCCGCGGCGCGCTCCCGCCGCCCCGCCGCGGCGCCGGCTGCGGCCGCCCCGTCGCCGTCAAGGTCATGGACGCCGCGGGCTCGCTCCAGGGCGAGCGCGAGTTCCACAACGAGATCGCCGTCGCCACCCACCTCCTCcgctcctcctcccccgccgcccccTCCATCCTGCTCCCGTTCGCCTACTCGGCCCCGAGGCGGGGCGAGGGCCGCGCGCGCCGGATGATGCTGGTGTACGACCTGATGCCCAACGGGTCCCTGCAGGACGCGCTGCTGGGCCGCCGCTGCCCGGAGCTGGTGGCCGagtggccgcgccgcctcgccgtCGCGCGCGACGTCGCCGCCGCGCTCCACTACCTCCACGCCGTGCTCGACCCGCCCGTCGTGCACGGCGACGTCAAGCCCAGCAACGTCCTGCTCGACGCGGGGCTCCGCGCGCGGCTCGCCGACTTCGGCCTCGCGCGCGTCAACTCCGACCCCGACCCCGCGGCGGACGACAAGCTCGAGAGCGGCGCCATCGCCGAAGCGACGGCCGACGACCCGACTCCTCTCGATGACGACGTCGTCTCCGTCGTGGCCGAGAGCACCGTCACGACGACGGTCGACGCGGAAGGGAATGTGGCCCCCAAGTCgccggaggacgacgaggcgggcggcggcttcACGTTGCCGTCGCCGACAGACGCCGCGTCGACCTCCGGGTTCGACCAGGCCAGCGTCGACAGTGGCGTGAACGGCCGCGGTTCGCGCGCCGGCCGCGCCGCGTCCGGGAGCGACTGGTGGTGGCGGCAGGACAACGGCGGCAACAGCCACGGCGTCAAGGACTACGTGGTGGAGTGGATAAGGTCGGAGATCAAGAAGGAGCGGCCCAAGAACGATTGGATCGCGGAGGCGGCCGCGGCGAACCCGGGCGCGGACAGGAAGAAGCAGAAGCGGAGGGCGCGCGAGTGGTGGCGCGAGGAGTACACCGACGAGCTTGCCAAGAAGCAGAAGCGCCGGGCGCTCGCCAAGTCGAGGAGCGAGCAGGCCGGGCTGCAGTGGTGGGAGCGTGATATTGACGACGACTTGGATGGGAAGGCGCCGTCCAAGTGGAGCATGGTGAAGAGCTGGAGCCGAAGAAGCAGCAGCAGCGCCGGCAATGGCAATGCCAATGCCAATGCCAATGGGAGCATCAACTGGTGGGTCAATGGTGCGAGAAGCAGCCGTGATTGGGCGAGCGGGGATTTCGTGCCCAAGAGCAGCGGCGCGGTGAGCAGCACGCCGAGCATGCGTGGCACTGTCTGCTATGTGGCTCCGGagtacggcggcggcggtcctctgTCCGAGAGGTGTGACATCTATAGCTATGGTGTCCTGCTACTGGTTCTTATCTCTGGACGCCGGCCGTTGCAAATGTCGGCCTCGCCCATGTCGGAGTTCGAGAAGGCGAGCCTCATATCATGGGCAAAGCACCTTGCCCGAGTGAGCCGCTTAACTGATCTTGTTGATCCGGCCTTGAAAGATGTTAACCTTGAGGAGGCACTGCTCTGCATCACCGTCGCACTCCTCTGCATACAGAGGTCTCCTGCTCGTCGGCCATCAAGCGAAGAGCTGGTCCGATTGCTTTCCGGTGAGGGAGAGCCACCTCACCTCCCGCTGGAGTTCTCACCTTCCCCACCTGGTGGGTTCCCTTACAAATCCAGGAAGAAAGTTCGGTGA